In a single window of the Bacillus mycoides genome:
- a CDS encoding phosphatidylglycerophosphatase A translates to MKDSNQLQERALQLLQERGVTIDDIADLVHFLQKKYHANLEMSECRYNVERVLSKREVQNALITGIELDVLAEKGMLSQPLQDIVKRDEGLYGIDEVIALSIVNVYGSIGFTNFGYIDKLKPGILEYLNDKSTGKVHTFLDDIVGGIAAAASSRLAHRAEHSE, encoded by the coding sequence ATGAAAGACTCAAATCAACTACAAGAAAGAGCATTACAACTATTACAAGAGCGCGGTGTAACAATTGACGATATTGCTGATCTTGTTCATTTTCTTCAAAAGAAATACCATGCAAATTTAGAGATGTCAGAATGTCGCTATAACGTTGAGCGTGTACTATCAAAACGAGAAGTACAAAACGCTCTTATTACAGGCATTGAACTTGATGTCCTTGCTGAAAAAGGAATGTTAAGTCAGCCGTTACAAGATATCGTAAAACGCGATGAAGGACTATATGGAATTGATGAAGTCATCGCACTTTCAATCGTTAACGTGTACGGGTCAATTGGCTTCACGAACTTTGGATATATCGATAAATTAAAACCAGGTATTTTAGAATACTTAAATGATAAATCAACTGGAAAGGTGCATACATTCCTTGATGATATCGTTGGCGGAATCGCTGCCGCTGCTTCAAGTCGTTTAGCGCACCGTGCTGAGCATTCGGAATAA
- a CDS encoding GNAT family N-acetyltransferase, which yields MDIHKLTEEEAKEINTWKYENPYMLYSFSGDAEVIEELLDGTYYGCCGENGEFIGYFCFGENAQVPGGRDANLYRGEDVVDIGLGMKPELTGKGMGEIFFQAGIAFATEELNSKMFRLSVATFNKRAIRLYKNIGFQVGPLFLSRGREFMLMEYERPSV from the coding sequence ATGGATATACATAAGTTAACAGAAGAAGAAGCGAAAGAAATAAATACGTGGAAGTATGAAAATCCCTATATGTTATATAGCTTTTCGGGAGATGCTGAAGTAATAGAAGAGTTGCTAGATGGAACGTATTACGGTTGTTGCGGAGAGAATGGAGAATTCATCGGCTATTTTTGTTTTGGAGAAAATGCACAAGTGCCAGGGGGAAGAGATGCTAATTTATATAGGGGAGAAGATGTAGTAGATATTGGGCTTGGAATGAAGCCAGAGTTAACAGGGAAAGGGATGGGAGAAATATTTTTTCAAGCGGGAATAGCATTTGCTACTGAGGAATTGAATTCGAAAATGTTTCGACTGAGTGTAGCGACATTCAATAAGAGAGCGATTAGGCTATATAAAAACATTGGATTTCAAGTAGGACCTCTTTTTTTGAGCCGTGGAAGAGAGTTCATGCTTATGGAATATGAAAGGCCGTCAGTATGA